Within Sorangiineae bacterium MSr11367, the genomic segment TCGTGCCGTAACTTGGCAATGTCCCGCGCGGTGGGGTACGCGCTTCGCAGGACCTTGGCGGCGATGGGGCGCCCGTCGGACGCGCGGCGCCCACGATAGATCAGCACACTGTCGTTTTCGTGGATCTTTTCTCCGAGAATACAATGGCGCAGGGACGTCATCGAGCTCCAACCGTCCCCCGGGTGTCGCCGTTCGCCATTCATACCTAAACGACACCTTTCGATCGAACCATCCCAAAAAGGATGACGGTGGATGTGCGCATGCAATTCTCCGTTCGTGCGGTGCAACTGCGCGCGGGGGGCCGCGATGTGGTTTGGACGCTACTGTGCTTCGGCACTTCTCAATTCACATTGTCGGACAGTGCAAGGCCTCTGGAACCAGGGAGTGCCAGACCCGCTGCCCATTGCTTGCTTATTCGAGCTTGCAATCCTCATCGAGGATACTTCGAGATTCGAAATTAGATTCGGTCCTTCACCGCTCGACGCCACCGATACCGTTCCACAACAAGTCGATGATTCGATCGATGAGGCGTTCGCCGCCGGAGGGCGGGATCGGTTGTCCGCTGAGGCGGGAGGCGAATGCCGTGGCGTGCAGCACGCCGAGGAGCGTCGAGGCCAGCGCCTCGACATCGCACTTTGCGAGGCGCCCACCTCGCTGCGCGCGTCGGAGCCAGGCGGTGAGCGCGCGGAATGCCTGCACCGGGGCGGGCTCCCCACTCCGACCGCGATAGGCCTTGGTGGGGGCGATGCCGGCGGCCTGCAACACGGACAGGCCTGCATGGAGGTCTTCGAAATAGGCGGATACCACCTTGGCGTGTTCGACGAGTTGTTCGCGGATCGGGCGCTCGTCCGGCCCGGCGTCGAGCGTCGCCACCCAGGGAACCACCCGCGGAGGCCCGAGGGCGGCGAGCATGAGCCCCTCCTTCGTGCCGAATCGGTTGAAGATCGTCGTGTGGCTTACCCCGAGCTCGCGCGCGATCTCCGCCGCCGACACGCCCGCCCCACGCTCCAGAAAACAACGTCGCGCCATGGCGACGATCCGTTCATCCGTGACTTCCTTCGGTCTTCCCATGGTGACGTCGACGACGTCGGCCCAACGAGGCCAACGGCGCCCATTCGCCTCTTTCTGGAGAGAAATTTATCCGTGCGCGGCGAAGTCTACTGCATGCGCATGCGAAAGTGGAATTGAAACGAATCAACGCGCTGGGCACGGCGAATGCAGCGAAATATGAGTGGAAGGAGGATGCCGTGTCGAATCAATCACAAGGACAGAATCAGTCTCAAAAGCAGAGTGGATCGCAATCGCAATCGAATCCACGGGACACGAACGAAGGTTCACGACAAGCGAACGAAGGTGAGGGCAACCGCACCGCCGCGCGGAAGTACAATCGGGCCACCGAGGACTACGTGCGCTCGGGCAAGGTCGCCAAGGCCGCGGAGGACGCGGAGCGTGCGCTCGAGAAGGAAGACGAGGGAGCGGAGTTGCGCGAGGCCGAAGAAGAGGGCCGTCGCCGCGCGAAGGCAGACGACGACTGAGTTCTCTCGATGGCTTCCGTTTCCGTGGTGCGCCGGGATGGACGCTCATGCGCCTTCCCTACGCACCTCTCGCGCCGCCAGTCCCTTCGGCCTGACTCGTTTCCGATGGCCCATCGAGCTTGCGGGCAAGCTCGGTGGCGGCCTCCAGAATGCGGCAGCCCAGTCGGGCGAGCTCCTCGACGAATTGTTCCGTGGCGATTCGAGTTTGCGCGGACGGAGGGATCTGGCGCTCCACCTCGTCCAGCAGCGTTCGTGCGATCGCGACGTGAACTCGGATGTCCGCGAAGGGTGGACCCGAAGCGCTCTCCACCCTGGCAATCATAGCCTCTAGCGATTTCAAAACGATTCCTCCGTCATTCATGCCGGCGGGCACCGCCATGCAGCACGTGCGGCGTCTTCGATCCCGTTGCACGTCAAGCCGATCGCCGGCGCATTCAGTTTGATGTGCGTCGCGAAACTAGCAATGATTCATCAAGAACCATAAACCAATCAGCACGGGGGGGACTCCGAGCAACCACGCAATTCCATATTTCATGACCGTAGACGCTCCTTTCTATTTCTGCGTCGGCGCCCGCAATGAGCTTCACGACCGTTCACGTTGCCAACGCGATCTGGGAACTCGCAAGTCCCGGGCCGTGATGTCGCACGCCGGAATCGTTCGCCGACGATCGAACGCTCCCCATTCCGCGTCCGACGACCTGAGGCAGACTTGTGCTGCGGGGCAGATTTGCCCGCCGCGATCTACGCCTTGCGCAGGTATTGCGCCAGATACGCTGCCGTGCAGCTCTGCGTCGGGTGGGCTGCGGCCACTTGGGCCGGTGGTGCGGCAACGACCACCGTGCCGCCCTCTTCGCCGGCGCCCGGTCCGATGTCCATCACCCAATCGCTCGACGCGACGACTTTCATATCGTGCTCCACCACGATCACGGTGTTGCCCGACTCCACGAGGCCGTCGAGTTGCCGTAGGAGCCGGTCGACGTCGGTGGGATGGAGCCCCGTCGTCGGTTCGTCGAGTACGTAGAGGTTGTGCCCGCGCTGCGGGCGCTGCAGCTCGGTGGCGAGTTTGATCCGTTGCGCCTCGCCACCTGACAGTTCCGTGGCCGGCTGGCCGAGGCGCAGGTAACCGAGACCGACTTCTTGCAGGGTCGTGAGGGGGCGGCGGACGGCCTCCTCGTTTTCGAACAGGGCAGCCGCCTCGTCCACGGTCAGGGCCAGGACGTCGGCGATGCTCTTTCCCTGCCATTTCACTTCTAGCGTTTTGGCGTTGTAGCGTGTGCCATTGCAGACGGGGCAGGCGCTGTAGACGCTGGCCAAAAACAAGAGCTCGACCATCACGAAGCCCTCGCCCTGGCAATTGGGGCAGCGGCCCTTGTTGACATTGAACGAGAAGCGACCCGCGTCGTAGCGGCGCGCCCGGGCGGCGGGTGTGGCGGCGAAGATCCGGCGCACGTGATCGAAAAGGCCCGTGTAGGTGGCGAGGTTCGAGCGCGGCGTGCGCCCGATGGCCTTCTGGTCGACCACCACGAGGCGCTTCACCCAGTCCATGCCCGATTCGATGCGTCCTTCGACGGCCGACGGGACCGGATGCTCGAGCGCGGCCTCGCCCTCGGCAACTTCGATTTCCACTTTTTGGCCAAGTGCACCCGTCACCAGCTCGACGAGCACCTGGCTGACGAGGCTCGACTTGCCGGAACCGGAAACGCCGGTCACGGACGTGAAGACGCCGAGGGGAAAGCTCACATCGAGCCCTCGGATGTTGTTGCGCGTGACGCCGGAAAGCCGTAGCCAGCCTTGCGGCGTGCGAGGCGTCCGCCGCGTCGGCCCGTGCTTCGGAAAGATGGCCTTCGCGGTCTCGGAGTGCTCCACGGTGGCCAATCCCGGTAGCGGGCCGCTGTACAGCACGTGCCCGCCCTTGCTCCCGGCGGCCGGTCCCACGTCGACGATCCAATCGGCGTGCCGGATGACGTCGACCTCGTGCTCGATGACGAATAGCGAATTGCCCGACGTCTTCAGCCGATCGAGCGCGCGCAGGAGCGCTTCGGTGTCGGCGGGATGCAGGCCGGCCGACGGTTCGTCGAGCACGTAGACGACGCCAAAGAGGTTGGAACGCACCTGCGTCGCAAGGCGCAGGCGCTGCAGCTCCCCCGGCGAGAGCGTCGGCGTTCCGCGGTCGAGGGTGAGATACCCGAGCCCCAGATCGAGGAGGATCTCCAATCGCGATACGGCGTCCTCGGTGATCCGCTGTGCGACGATGCCCTTCTCGGGGTGGTCGCGCCGCAGTGCCTCGAGGGACCGTGCCGTTCCGTCGGCATACGGCTGCAAAAGCGCGAAGAGCCGGCGGAGGGGCAATCGCGACATCTCGGCGATGTCGTAGCCGGCGAACGTGACCGAGAGGGACTCGGCGCGCAGACGCTTGCCATGGCATCGCGAGCAGTCACCACTCACCAGGTATTGCGACACCCTCTTCTTGACGAGTGCGCTCTGCGTATTGGCGAAGGTGTGGAGCACGAACCGCTGGGCGCTCGAGAACGTGCCCTGGTAGCTCGGTTCCTCCTTGCGTTTCAGCGCGCGGCGCGTCTCGGCGGGGGTGCGGCCCGCATAGACCGGTACGGTGGGCTGCTCCTCGGTAAAGAGGATCCAGTCGCGATCCTTCTTCGGTAGCTCGCGCCACGGGCGGTCGACGTCGTACCCCAGGGTGACCAGGATGTCGCGCAGGTTCTGGCCGTGCCATGCGGGCGGCCAGGCGGCGATGGCGCGTTCACGGATGGTGAGCGAGTCGTCGGGCACCATCGAGCGCTCGGTGACTTCGTACACGCGCCCGAGCCCGTGGCACTTGGGGCATGCGCCCTCCGGCGTGTTCGGGGAAAAGGATTCGGCGTACAGCATCGGCTGGCGCGCCGGGTACGTTCCCGCGCGCGAATAGAGCATGCGGAGCAAATTCGAGAGGGTGGTGACGCTGCCCACCGACGAGCGCGTGGTGGGGGTGCCCCGTTGCTGCTGCAGCGCCACGGCCGGCGGCAGCCCGTCGATCTCGTCCACGTCGGGCACGGGCATCTGGTGGAAAAGCCTCCGCGCATAGGGCGAGACCGACTCGAGGTAGCGCCTTTGGGCTTCGGCATAGAGGGTACCGAAGGCGAGGGACGACTTGCCCGATCCCGACACGCCCGTGAAGACCACGAGGACGTCACGCGGGATCGCGACGTCGACGTTCTGGAGGTTGTGTTCGCGCGCCCCCCGTACGCGAACGAAGCCTTCACGCCGAGCATCGGGGGCTTCGCGAGGGGTATGGCTACGCGTGGATTTCATGGATCGAAAGGCGCCACGATACCCCGCTGGTACGAGTCGTGCGATAGCGGCGCGCCCATGGAACTCGAAACCTCGAATCATCGCTCGAATCGCCTTACGGAATCCTCCCCCACGCCCGGAACGTCCGCTCCTCCGTGCGACGAGGCTGGCAGAGGTGCCGTGAACCAAGTTTCACGCTCCGTAACGCGGCGATCGAAAGGCGCCAGGCGAATCCCAGCGACACTCGTGGCGCTCATTCTACCGTTTGCGGCAGGTTGTCCGGCATCGACATCGGAAACGGCCTCCGTGGCCGAGTTTGCGCTGCAATACTGCGCGTTGGTCGGCCCTTGCTGTCAAACCGTGGGAGCCCAGGCCAACGAGGCCACGTGCCGTGGCCAAGTCGAGAGCAACTATGCGGGGCGCTTCGACGGTCGCGCGGGAGATACGTGCCTTGCAGATCTCCGCGCGGCCACCGCGCATTCGAATTTTTGCGCCGAGGATCTCGCGGACACCCCCTCCTGCGCGATTCTGGAGGTGCGCGGAAGCAAGCAGCCCGGCGAAGAGTGCAACACCGACGCGGCGTGTGCTCCGTCCACCGAGGGGCACGTGGCCTGCGCCTTCTCCTCCGACTCCCGCAAGCAAGTTTGCGAGATTCAGTTGGTTGGAGCGTTGGGGGCCACCCCGTGCGTGGGGTATATGGAGGGCCGCCGTCGGGAACTCAACGACGACATCAAGCCTGCAAGGGCGTACCTCTGCGATCGCGCACAAGGCTTGCGATGTGATGGGGCGAGCAAAACGTGCGTCGCCTTGTCCAACGTCGGTGGGACGTGTGTTCGCGATGGCGACTGCGAGAATTCGGCCTCGTGCAACGCCGGCCGGTGCGTGGCGCGCGCCGCCGTTGGGAGCCATTGTGACCGTGTGACCAACGCGATTAAGTGCGATTTGGATGCGTACTGCAATCCCGACACGAGCAAGTGCGCCCCACTGCTTTCCGTCGGAGAACCCTGCTCCAACGGCATCTCGTGTGGTGCCGGTCGATGCATTTCCGGCAAATGCCAACAAGGTGGCTCTTACCTCACCTTGGGTTTCCTCTGCGGACACTGACGGGCCTTCCGCGACGCTGCGTCCAGCCCGTTTCGTTCGTGCGACATCGCTGCCTTCCCGTGTTGCGCAAACGAGCGTTCCGTGGCCCCGGCGTCGCCGACCGATTCGAGATTGCCGGAAAGGATGGCGCGAATTGTCGTATTGGATCGCGCTGCCAATCTCGATATCGAACGACGAAAGACACTTGCCTTTCGTGCAGGTCGGTGATTGGAAGAGCGATTTCGCGAGACGACCGACCCGTCGTCAACCTGGTATGGGAGGTAAACCTCCTACCAATGTGTCGGGACCCGACCGAGCGCATTTCGATCATTCTGCAGCGCTTTTTGTCGCGCCATTCGCGGAAATCCCCACTGCGAACGGATGCTTCTCATTCACTTTCAGGAAAACGCAACATGTTTGCGGGCCGGAGGGATGTGCTAACATCTTGGCGGCTTGGGAGATATGTTGAAGCAAGCTGGGGAGATGGCTAGGGACTCGGCGCCGAACGGCCCGGCGTCGCTGGTGCCCGTTGCGCCGACCGGTCCCACCTCTCCATCGCCCAACGCATCGCGGTATCGGCTTATTTTCGAGCTTGGGCGCGGTGGAATGGCGGACGTCGTGCTGGCCGTCATCGAGGGTCCCGGCGGCTTTCATAAGTTGCAAGTGCTGAAGTTCCTCCGCGACGAGTTGGCGGGCGACCCGGATTACTGCACGATGTTCCTCGATGAAGCCAAGCTCTCGGCGCGGCTGAATCATCCGAACATTGCGCAAACCAACGAGGTCGGATTCGACGGCAAGCGGTACTTCTTCGCGATGGAGTATCTCGAGGGGCACAGCTTGGACGAGTTGCTGCGCCGCATCCCCGAGAACAAGCGCCCGCTTCCGATCATGTTGCGCATCGTCGCCGATGCCTGCGCAGGGCTGCATTTCGCGCACGAGCACAATGACTTCGACGGCACGCCGCTGAACGTCATCCACCGCGATGTGTCGCCGCAGAACATTTTCGTGACCTACGACGGCGCGATCAAACTGCTCGATTTTGGAATCGCCAAGGCGAACGACTCCAAAAGTCGCACGGAAGCCGGCACCATCAAGGGCAAAATCGCCTATATGGCGCCCGAGCAGATCGTGGTTCCCGACCGGATCGATCGCCGCGCCGACATCTTCTCCGTGGGGGCCATTCTATGGCGCCTCATTAGCGGCAAGCGTCTTTGGTCGGGCGTCACGGAGATGGAAGTGCTCCAGCGCCTTGCGGGGCGCGAAATCCCGTTGCCTACACCGCTCCCTGGCACCCCCGAGGAGCTGGTTCGCATTTGCCGCAAGGCCATGGCCCCGCACGTGCAAGATCGCTATGCCACGGCGGCCGAATTGCACGCGGATCTGCAAGCGTTGCTCACATCCCTGGGCGGGGCCACCTACACGGACGTGGCGGCCCTCGTGAGTCATCTCTTTGCCGCGCGCCGCAAAGAGGTGAGGGCTGCGATCGAAGCCCAATTGTTCGCGACCGCATCGCAGACGAACCCCAGGTTCACGCAGCTGACACAGATCCCGCGCCTCGAGACGGCCAGCGGCATCGTCGAAATGGAACACGCCAAGTCGGCGTCGACGCTCACGGCCCATGTACCCGCCGCTCGAACCAACTGGGGTATCGCGGGGGCGGGTATCGTCATCGCCATTGGCGTGGTGGTCGCGGCCTTCGTCGCGCGCTCCCCGGCAGCGCCCCCGCAGTCGGCCACGACGTCTCCGCCGAGCGCGGCCGCCGTGGACTCCGTGCAGAAGCCGGAGCAAAAGGCAGAGCCGAAAGCCGAGACCGAGGTCACGTTCGACGTCTCGCCGAGCCAGGCGCAAGTTTTCCTCGACGACACCTTGTTGCCGCGCGTGCCGGGGAGCGTACAGGGGAAATTGCATGGCACTTTCCCTCAGGATGGCCGCGATCACTCCGTCCGCGTCGAAGCGGATGGCTTCGCGTCCAAGACGTTGTCCGTGTCGTTTCGTGCGGCGAGCGTTCATGTCGAGGTGAGCCTGGAAAGGGAGCGTCGCTCCTCCCCGCAATGGCGGCCTGCCGCAAAAACACGGGCTGCCTCGCCCACGACCGCATCGCCCAGCGTGCCTGCTGCTCCTTCCGCGGCGCCTCCGCCGACCGCGGCGCCCACCGCACCCGCGCCGACATCGCGACCCGCTGCGACGGCGTTACCGAATCAGCAAAAAGCGCTCGACAAAGAAGATCCCTGGAAACGATAGTTATCGAGTTTTCGTATGGCGCGAAATGCGCGCTCGCACATGCGGTCATAAAGTACTCGTAACTCGCCAGGCCGGTGTGTATTTCTACTTCTCTATTCGCGTCTCTACTTCGTTTTCGTTGGACATGATGCATATGGGAACTGAAACATGAAATTGCGGACACACACGTTCGTTTCGCTGGTTCTTTTTGCTCTCGTAGCAGCAGCGAGCTCGTCTGGCTGCACGGTCTTGCTCCACGACGATAAACAGCAATGCACGACCGACGCGGATTGCACCAAGCGCGGTGCGGCGTTCGCACGGTCCATTTGTTCCGTCACGGACAATGTGTGTGTCGACAGCGATATCGCGGGCTGTACGTCCAACGAGAAATGCACGGCGTCGAACAATGGCGCCCCGTCCATCTGCAAAAAACCGGGCGGCCCGTGCGTTCCCGTGTTCACCGCCGAATGCAATACGCTCATTCCGCACGATGCGAAGATGCGCGACAACGCGGTGCTGTTTGCATTCACCGGATTGAAGTCGGGCTCCGAGGCGGAAGCCCAGAAAATCTCGTATAACATCATCGAAATGGGGGTCAACGAGTTGAATCGTTCCCTCGTGGGGCTGCCGGGCGGCCCGAACAACGTTCCGCGTCCGGTCATCGGCCTCGAGTGTGACGAGTCACAGGCCGAAGGCGAAGGTGAATACGACCGTCTGCGGCGCTCGTACAAGCACATCATCGATGATCTCGGGATTCAGGCGATCATCTCCAATTCGTACAGCACCAGCGTCGTGAATGTCGTGGAGCCGGAGCTGACCCGCCCCGCGGGCGTGTTTTTGATGCCGAATCTCTCCTTCTCGCCGCTCATCTCGACCCTCGATGACAATGGCCTCGTTTGGCGCAGTAGTTCTCCCACGACGGTCCAGGCCCCCGCACAAGCTGCGCTCGTGCCCATCGTCGAGGCCAAACTTCGCGCAGGAACGAATCCCCCGCAGGGAGACATCAAGGTGGCGCTCCTCACCAGCACGGGCGTCGTGTTCAGCTCGTCGGGTGACACCGTTCTGAACGAGATTCGATTCAACAACGGCAAGGATGCCGCGCAGAACAAGGCGCAGGGGAATTTCCAGCGCTTCAACCACACGTCGTCGAACGACGATCAGAACGTCGATCTCGCACCCACCGCCAACGACATCGCCCAGTTCAAGCCGAATATCATCGTGGCCACGAACAAAGGGCAAGATCTCTGGGAGGCGGTGGAACCGCGCCCGAAGGGGATCGGACCTGCCGTGGAACGCCTCTGGACGGAAACGAGGTACCGGCCTTTCTACATCATTTCGCCGCCGAGCATCGAGCGGGCAACGGCGTACCTCAACACGATTACCGATTCCGTGCGGCGTGAGGATCTCCGGCAGCGCATCGTGGCCGTCGATCAGTCGCCCCCCAATGC encodes:
- a CDS encoding TetR/AcrR family transcriptional regulator — protein: MARRCFLERGAGVSAAEIARELGVSHTTIFNRFGTKEGLMLAALGPPRVVPWVATLDAGPDERPIREQLVEHAKVVSAYFEDLHAGLSVLQAAGIAPTKAYRGRSGEPAPVQAFRALTAWLRRAQRGGRLAKCDVEALASTLLGVLHATAFASRLSGQPIPPSGGERLIDRIIDLLWNGIGGVER
- a CDS encoding serine/threonine protein kinase gives rise to the protein MARDSAPNGPASLVPVAPTGPTSPSPNASRYRLIFELGRGGMADVVLAVIEGPGGFHKLQVLKFLRDELAGDPDYCTMFLDEAKLSARLNHPNIAQTNEVGFDGKRYFFAMEYLEGHSLDELLRRIPENKRPLPIMLRIVADACAGLHFAHEHNDFDGTPLNVIHRDVSPQNIFVTYDGAIKLLDFGIAKANDSKSRTEAGTIKGKIAYMAPEQIVVPDRIDRRADIFSVGAILWRLISGKRLWSGVTEMEVLQRLAGREIPLPTPLPGTPEELVRICRKAMAPHVQDRYATAAELHADLQALLTSLGGATYTDVAALVSHLFAARRKEVRAAIEAQLFATASQTNPRFTQLTQIPRLETASGIVEMEHAKSASTLTAHVPAARTNWGIAGAGIVIAIGVVVAAFVARSPAAPPQSATTSPPSAAAVDSVQKPEQKAEPKAETEVTFDVSPSQAQVFLDDTLLPRVPGSVQGKLHGTFPQDGRDHSVRVEADGFASKTLSVSFRAASVHVEVSLERERRSSPQWRPAAKTRAASPTTASPSVPAAPSAAPPPTAAPTAPAPTSRPAATALPNQQKALDKEDPWKR
- a CDS encoding excinuclease ABC subunit UvrA, translating into MKSTRSHTPREAPDARREGFVRVRGAREHNLQNVDVAIPRDVLVVFTGVSGSGKSSLAFGTLYAEAQRRYLESVSPYARRLFHQMPVPDVDEIDGLPPAVALQQQRGTPTTRSSVGSVTTLSNLLRMLYSRAGTYPARQPMLYAESFSPNTPEGACPKCHGLGRVYEVTERSMVPDDSLTIRERAIAAWPPAWHGQNLRDILVTLGYDVDRPWRELPKKDRDWILFTEEQPTVPVYAGRTPAETRRALKRKEEPSYQGTFSSAQRFVLHTFANTQSALVKKRVSQYLVSGDCSRCHGKRLRAESLSVTFAGYDIAEMSRLPLRRLFALLQPYADGTARSLEALRRDHPEKGIVAQRITEDAVSRLEILLDLGLGYLTLDRGTPTLSPGELQRLRLATQVRSNLFGVVYVLDEPSAGLHPADTEALLRALDRLKTSGNSLFVIEHEVDVIRHADWIVDVGPAAGSKGGHVLYSGPLPGLATVEHSETAKAIFPKHGPTRRTPRTPQGWLRLSGVTRNNIRGLDVSFPLGVFTSVTGVSGSGKSSLVSQVLVELVTGALGQKVEIEVAEGEAALEHPVPSAVEGRIESGMDWVKRLVVVDQKAIGRTPRSNLATYTGLFDHVRRIFAATPAARARRYDAGRFSFNVNKGRCPNCQGEGFVMVELLFLASVYSACPVCNGTRYNAKTLEVKWQGKSIADVLALTVDEAAALFENEEAVRRPLTTLQEVGLGYLRLGQPATELSGGEAQRIKLATELQRPQRGHNLYVLDEPTTGLHPTDVDRLLRQLDGLVESGNTVIVVEHDMKVVASSDWVMDIGPGAGEEGGTVVVAAPPAQVAAAHPTQSCTAAYLAQYLRKA